In one Candidatus Methylomirabilota bacterium genomic region, the following are encoded:
- the fusA gene encoding elongation factor G yields MEAQYPLEKTRNIGIMAHIDAGKTTTTERVLYYTGRSYKIGEVHEGTATMDWMVQEQERGITITSAATTSFWRDCRINIIDTPGHVDFTMEVERSLRVLDGAIAILDAVSGVEPQTETVWRQADKYKVPRIVYVNKMDRVGADYYRCLAMLKDRLGAHAVPIQIPVGREDNFCGMVNLIEQVAYIWSDSGDLGQTFETVDIPADVKEQAAEYREKMIEALAEVDDHLMEKYLAGEKASPEEIKAAVRAGTISMKLFPVICGASFKNKGVQPMLDAVVDYLPSPLDIPPLDGINPETQEHETRAADSKAPFSALAFKIMNDPFVGQSTFVRVYSGTLESGTGVYNSTRDKKERIGRLVRMHANDREAIESVSAGDIAAVLGLKDTRTGDTLCDPNKPIVLESMDFPAPVIAVAIEPKTKADDEKLGQSLARLAMEDPTFKVNVDPETNQTLIHGMGELHLEIIVDRLLREFKVDANVGKPQVAYRETVRQKAEAQGRFVRQTGGRGQYGDVWLEVEPSEPGEGVVFENKLKGPAIPREYVPAVEKGIREAAETGVLAGYPVVDIKVSLTDGSYHEVDSNEMAFKIAASMGFKEGCRKAKPVLLEPVMDVEVVAPSEYQGAVVGDLNSRRGRIVSMDSRGNAHVIRANVPLGQMFGYATDVRSMTQGRATYTMQFARYEEVPRNIAEEIMAKVAGKGAPRAGSR; encoded by the coding sequence GTGGAAGCGCAGTACCCGCTGGAGAAAACCCGGAATATCGGCATCATGGCCCACATCGATGCCGGCAAGACCACGACCACGGAACGGGTGCTCTACTACACCGGCCGGTCCTACAAGATCGGCGAGGTGCACGAGGGCACGGCGACCATGGACTGGATGGTCCAGGAGCAGGAGCGCGGGATCACCATCACGTCCGCCGCGACCACCTCCTTCTGGCGGGACTGCCGGATCAACATCATCGACACGCCCGGCCACGTGGACTTCACCATGGAGGTCGAGCGCTCCCTGCGCGTCCTGGACGGCGCGATCGCCATCCTGGACGCCGTGTCGGGCGTCGAGCCCCAGACCGAAACCGTGTGGCGGCAGGCGGACAAGTACAAGGTGCCGCGCATCGTCTACGTCAACAAGATGGACCGCGTCGGCGCCGACTACTACCGCTGCCTCGCCATGCTGAAGGACCGCCTGGGCGCCCACGCGGTGCCGATCCAGATCCCGGTCGGCCGCGAGGACAATTTCTGCGGCATGGTCAATCTGATCGAGCAGGTCGCCTACATCTGGTCCGACAGCGGGGACCTCGGGCAGACTTTCGAGACCGTCGACATTCCCGCGGACGTGAAGGAGCAGGCCGCCGAGTACCGGGAGAAGATGATCGAGGCGCTGGCCGAGGTGGACGACCACCTGATGGAGAAGTATCTCGCCGGTGAGAAGGCCAGCCCGGAGGAGATCAAGGCCGCTGTGCGGGCCGGCACGATCTCGATGAAGCTCTTCCCGGTGATCTGCGGCGCCTCGTTCAAGAACAAGGGCGTCCAGCCCATGCTCGACGCCGTCGTGGACTACCTGCCGTCGCCGCTCGACATCCCGCCGCTGGACGGGATCAATCCCGAGACGCAGGAGCACGAGACGCGCGCGGCCGACAGCAAGGCGCCGTTTTCCGCGCTGGCCTTCAAGATCATGAACGACCCATTCGTGGGCCAGTCGACCTTCGTCCGCGTGTACTCCGGGACGCTCGAGTCCGGCACCGGCGTCTACAACTCGACGCGGGACAAAAAGGAGCGCATCGGCCGGCTCGTGCGGATGCACGCCAACGACCGCGAGGCGATCGAGTCGGTCTCGGCGGGCGACATTGCCGCCGTGCTCGGGCTCAAGGACACGCGCACTGGCGACACGCTGTGCGATCCCAACAAGCCCATCGTGCTGGAGTCGATGGATTTCCCCGCGCCGGTCATCGCCGTGGCGATCGAACCCAAGACCAAGGCCGACGACGAAAAACTCGGCCAATCGCTCGCGCGCCTCGCCATGGAGGACCCGACCTTCAAGGTCAACGTGGATCCTGAGACGAACCAGACGCTGATCCACGGCATGGGCGAGTTGCACCTCGAGATCATCGTCGACAGGCTGCTGCGCGAGTTCAAGGTCGACGCCAACGTGGGCAAGCCGCAGGTCGCCTACCGCGAGACGGTCCGCCAGAAGGCCGAAGCGCAGGGGCGTTTCGTCCGGCAGACGGGCGGCCGCGGCCAGTACGGCGACGTCTGGCTCGAGGTCGAGCCCTCCGAGCCGGGTGAAGGCGTCGTCTTCGAGAACAAGCTCAAGGGCCCCGCCATCCCGCGCGAGTACGTGCCCGCGGTCGAGAAGGGCATCAGGGAAGCAGCCGAGACAGGTGTGCTCGCCGGCTACCCCGTGGTCGACATCAAGGTGTCGCTGACCGACGGCAGCTACCACGAGGTCGACTCGAACGAGATGGCCTTCAAGATCGCCGCGTCCATGGGCTTCAAGGAGGGCTGCCGCAAGGCCAAGCCCGTGCTGCTCGAGCCCGTGATGGACGTCGAGGTCGTCGCGCCCTCGGAGTACCAGGGTGCCGTCGTCGGCGATCTCAACAGCCGCCGCGGGCGCATCGTCAGCATGGACAGCCGGGGCAACGCCCACGTCATCCGCGCCAACGTCCCGCTGGGCCAGATGTTCGGATACGCTACCGACGTCCGCTCGATGACACAGGGGCGGGCCACCTACACCATGCAGTTCGCCCGCTACGAGGAAGTCCCCCGGAACATCGCCGAAGAGATCATGGCGAAGGTTGCCGGCAA
- the rpsG gene encoding 30S ribosomal protein S7, producing MRRAGAAKREILPDPKYGSRIVAKFVNMMMYGGKKSTAEKIMYEAMGAMEDRAKQDALKLFKAAVDNCKPSVEVKSRRVGGSTYQVPVEVRPDRRTALSMRWLIGAARRRVEKSMSERLAGELLDAANNRGTAVKKREDTHKMAEANKAFAHYRW from the coding sequence ATGCGTCGGGCAGGGGCGGCGAAGCGGGAGATCCTGCCGGATCCCAAGTACGGGAGCCGTATCGTAGCGAAGTTCGTCAACATGATGATGTACGGCGGCAAGAAGAGCACGGCCGAGAAGATTATGTACGAGGCCATGGGCGCCATGGAGGACCGGGCCAAGCAGGACGCGCTCAAGCTCTTCAAGGCGGCCGTGGACAACTGCAAGCCTTCGGTGGAGGTCAAGTCGCGTCGCGTAGGCGGCTCGACCTACCAGGTGCCGGTCGAGGTGCGCCCGGACCGACGGACGGCGCTCAGCATGCGCTGGCTGATCGGGGCCGCACGGCGCCGCGTGGAGAAGAGCATGTCGGAGCGGCTCGCCGGCGAGCTGCTGGACGCGGCCAACAACCGCGGGACGGCCGTGAAGAAGCGCGAAGACACTCACAAGATGGCGGAGGCCAACAAGGCGTTCGCGCACTACCGCTGGTAG
- the rpsL gene encoding 30S ribosomal protein S12: MPTINQLVRQGREAVRKKSKTPAMEACPQKRGVCIRVYTTTPKKPNSALRKVARVRLTNGLEVTSYIPGVGHNLQEHSIVLIRGGRVKDLPGIRYHIIRGSLDTAGVAGRKQSRSKYGAKQPKAGSAA; the protein is encoded by the coding sequence ATGCCGACAATCAATCAGCTGGTGCGCCAGGGCCGCGAGGCGGTGCGGAAGAAGTCCAAGACGCCAGCCATGGAGGCTTGCCCGCAGAAGCGCGGGGTGTGCATCCGCGTGTACACCACCACGCCCAAGAAGCCGAACTCCGCCCTGCGCAAGGTGGCCCGCGTGCGGCTGACAAACGGCCTCGAGGTCACGTCCTATATCCCGGGCGTCGGCCACAATCTGCAGGAGCACTCGATCGTCCTGATCAGGGGCGGCCGGGTGAAGGACCTGCCGGGCATCCGGTACCACATCATCCGCGGGTCGCTCGACACGGCCGGCGTCGCCGGGCGGAAGCAGAGCCGCTCGAAGTACGGCGCGAAGCAACCCAAGGCCGGGAGCGCGGCGTAA
- the rpoC gene encoding DNA-directed RNA polymerase subunit beta', whose protein sequence is MTFGAIRIKLAAPQKIRDWSHGEVKKPETINYRTFKPERDGLFCARIFGPTKDYECACGKYKRMKFAGVICDKCGVEVTRARVRRERMGHIELASPVSHVWFFKGLPSRIGQLLDMSLRELEKILYFEEYVVLEPGKVPGLKKKDLVAVDKTRKLQDEHGHDAFTVGMGAEAIRELLRAIDMDLLARELRTQMGVETSVQKRKKIVKRLKVVEAFLKSGNQPEWMILEVLPVIPPELRPLVPLDGGRFATSDLNDLYRRVINRNNRLKRLMELRAPEIIIRNEKRMLQEAVDALFDNGRRGRVITGPNNRPLKSLSDTLKGKQGRFRQNLLGKRVDYSGRSVIVVGPYLKLHQCGLPKKMALELFKPFILRKLEERGIASSIKAAKKFVEKERPEVWDILEEVITEHPVLLNRAPTLHRLGIQAFEPILVEGKAIEIHPLVCTAFNADFDGDQMAVHVPLSMEAQMEAQVLMLSANNILSPSNGAPVAIPTQDMVFGIYYLSKERAGAKGEGRLFADPEEVRIAYDNEDVDLQARIRVRYNGGVIETTVGRTLLNDVVPEPLRFVNKELKKKEIGALIADCYNRLGNEATVAFLDDLKDIGFRYATLSGLSIGIQDMHIPAAKGELIERARKQVNEVEQQYQDGVITNGERYNKVVDIWAHTTEQIADAMFRELEGGEQGGEFNPIYMMADSGARGSKQQIRQLAGMRGLMAKPSGEIIETPITSNFREGLTVLEYFTSTHGARKGLADTALKTADSGYLTRRLVDVSQDVIVSEYDCGTVKYIEAAPLVEGGDIIQSLRDRVLGRVAAEDIRDPFTGEIIVQPGTEIAEELAQRIEDSGLERVRIRSALTCESKRGICVMCYGRNLGTGRLAEFGEAVGIIAAQSIGEPGTQLTMRTFHIGGTASRVVEASKHDAKHAGIVKYHNIRSVVNRDGDIVVLNRNGEIVVVDERGREKERYPVVPGARIKIKDDGKVALGKLLVEWDPFTTPILTEVSGTVTYRDVVDGVTIREEFDEVTGLARRVIIEDQEGKLQPRVSVKAPTGGDNSPDSESAGETRGRYMLPVGAHLLVADGVEVHQGDIISKIPRETTKTKDITGGLPRVAELFEARKPKEQAVITEIDGAVEFAGFVKGMRKIIIRADDGETKEYLIPRGKHISVHEGDRVKAGETLMDGSPNPHDYLAVLGDRELQRYLVNEVQEVYRLQGVTINDKHIEIIVRQMLRRVRIEEVGGTDFVVGELVDKFVFQDENDKANAAGKPPATAKPVLLGITKASLSTDSFISAASFQETTRVLTEAAISGKQDDLRGLKENVIVGRLIPAGTGLGHYTRAEVLSQGGEEAAVAVQEAPAEAAAESAEGDGGEEIAKAG, encoded by the coding sequence ATGACCTTCGGCGCGATCCGCATCAAGCTGGCCGCGCCGCAGAAGATCCGCGATTGGTCGCACGGCGAGGTCAAGAAGCCGGAAACGATCAACTACCGGACGTTCAAGCCCGAGCGCGACGGGCTGTTCTGCGCCCGCATCTTCGGGCCGACAAAGGACTACGAGTGCGCCTGCGGCAAGTACAAGCGCATGAAGTTCGCCGGCGTGATCTGCGACAAGTGCGGCGTCGAGGTGACCCGCGCCCGGGTGCGCCGCGAGCGCATGGGACACATCGAGCTCGCGTCGCCCGTCTCGCATGTGTGGTTCTTCAAGGGCCTGCCCTCGCGAATCGGCCAGCTGTTGGACATGTCGCTGCGCGAGCTCGAGAAGATCCTGTACTTCGAGGAGTACGTCGTCCTCGAGCCCGGCAAGGTGCCGGGGCTGAAGAAGAAGGACCTGGTGGCGGTGGACAAGACCCGCAAGCTCCAGGACGAGCACGGCCACGACGCCTTCACGGTCGGCATGGGCGCTGAAGCGATCCGAGAGCTCCTGCGCGCCATAGACATGGACCTGCTCGCGCGCGAGCTGCGCACGCAGATGGGTGTCGAGACCTCCGTGCAGAAGCGGAAGAAGATCGTCAAGCGCCTGAAGGTGGTCGAGGCCTTCCTCAAGTCCGGCAACCAGCCCGAGTGGATGATCCTCGAGGTGCTGCCCGTGATCCCGCCCGAGCTGCGCCCGCTGGTGCCGCTGGACGGTGGCCGCTTCGCGACCTCGGACCTCAACGACCTCTACCGCCGCGTCATCAACCGCAACAACCGGCTGAAGCGGCTCATGGAGCTACGGGCGCCGGAGATCATCATCCGCAACGAGAAGCGCATGCTCCAGGAGGCCGTCGACGCGCTCTTCGACAACGGCCGCCGCGGGCGCGTTATCACGGGGCCCAACAACCGGCCGCTCAAGTCGTTGTCGGACACGCTCAAGGGCAAGCAGGGGCGTTTCCGGCAGAACCTGCTCGGCAAGCGCGTGGACTACTCCGGCCGTTCGGTCATCGTCGTCGGTCCGTACCTCAAGCTCCACCAGTGCGGCCTGCCGAAGAAGATGGCGCTCGAGCTCTTCAAGCCCTTCATCCTCCGAAAGCTCGAGGAGCGCGGCATCGCCTCGTCCATCAAGGCCGCCAAGAAGTTCGTGGAGAAGGAGCGGCCGGAAGTGTGGGACATCCTCGAGGAAGTCATCACGGAGCACCCGGTGCTCTTGAACCGCGCGCCGACGCTCCACCGATTGGGCATCCAGGCCTTTGAGCCCATCCTGGTCGAGGGCAAGGCCATCGAGATCCATCCGCTGGTCTGCACCGCATTCAACGCCGACTTCGACGGCGACCAGATGGCCGTGCACGTGCCGCTCTCCATGGAGGCACAGATGGAGGCGCAGGTGCTGATGCTCTCGGCCAACAACATCCTGTCGCCCTCGAACGGCGCCCCAGTGGCGATCCCGACGCAGGACATGGTCTTCGGCATCTACTACCTGTCCAAGGAGCGGGCGGGGGCCAAGGGCGAGGGGCGGCTCTTCGCCGATCCGGAAGAGGTTCGCATCGCCTACGACAACGAGGACGTGGACCTGCAGGCGCGGATCCGGGTGCGATACAACGGGGGGGTCATCGAGACGACGGTCGGGCGTACGCTGCTCAACGACGTGGTGCCCGAGCCGCTGCGCTTCGTGAACAAGGAGCTCAAGAAAAAGGAGATCGGCGCGCTCATCGCCGACTGCTACAACCGGCTCGGCAACGAGGCCACCGTCGCGTTCCTCGACGACCTGAAGGACATCGGCTTCCGCTACGCGACGCTGTCTGGCCTCTCGATCGGCATCCAGGACATGCACATTCCCGCGGCGAAGGGCGAGCTGATCGAGCGCGCCCGCAAGCAGGTCAACGAGGTCGAGCAGCAGTACCAGGACGGCGTCATCACCAACGGTGAGCGCTACAACAAAGTCGTCGACATCTGGGCGCACACGACGGAGCAGATCGCCGACGCCATGTTCCGCGAGCTCGAGGGCGGCGAGCAGGGTGGCGAGTTCAACCCCATCTACATGATGGCCGACTCGGGCGCCCGCGGTTCGAAGCAGCAAATCCGGCAGCTGGCCGGCATGCGCGGCCTCATGGCCAAGCCGTCGGGCGAGATCATCGAGACGCCGATCACGTCCAACTTCCGCGAAGGCCTGACCGTGCTCGAGTACTTCACCTCCACGCACGGCGCCCGAAAGGGCCTCGCCGACACCGCGCTCAAGACGGCCGACTCCGGCTACCTGACGCGGCGGCTCGTCGACGTCTCCCAGGACGTCATCGTGTCCGAGTACGACTGCGGCACGGTCAAGTACATCGAAGCGGCGCCGCTGGTCGAAGGCGGCGACATCATCCAGTCCCTGCGCGATCGCGTGCTGGGGCGCGTGGCCGCCGAGGACATCCGCGACCCGTTCACGGGCGAGATCATCGTCCAGCCGGGTACCGAGATCGCCGAGGAGCTGGCCCAGAGGATCGAAGACTCGGGCCTCGAGCGCGTGCGTATCCGCTCGGCGCTGACCTGCGAGTCGAAGCGCGGTATCTGCGTCATGTGCTACGGGCGCAACCTGGGCACGGGCCGCCTGGCCGAGTTCGGCGAAGCGGTGGGCATCATCGCCGCCCAGTCGATCGGCGAGCCGGGCACCCAGCTGACCATGCGGACCTTCCACATCGGCGGCACAGCGAGCCGCGTGGTCGAGGCCTCCAAGCACGACGCCAAGCACGCGGGCATCGTGAAGTACCACAACATCCGCTCCGTCGTGAACCGCGACGGGGACATCGTTGTGCTCAACCGCAACGGCGAGATCGTCGTGGTGGACGAGCGCGGCCGTGAGAAGGAGCGGTACCCCGTCGTGCCGGGCGCGCGCATCAAGATCAAGGACGACGGCAAGGTGGCTCTCGGCAAGCTGCTCGTCGAGTGGGATCCGTTCACGACGCCGATCCTGACCGAGGTCAGCGGCACGGTCACGTACCGCGACGTAGTGGACGGGGTCACGATCCGGGAGGAGTTCGATGAGGTCACGGGACTGGCACGGCGCGTGATCATTGAGGACCAGGAGGGCAAGCTCCAGCCCCGGGTGTCGGTCAAGGCGCCGACCGGCGGGGACAACTCGCCCGACAGCGAGTCGGCCGGCGAGACGCGCGGCCGCTACATGCTGCCGGTGGGTGCCCACCTGCTCGTGGCCGACGGCGTGGAGGTGCACCAGGGCGACATCATCTCGAAGATCCCGCGCGAGACCACGAAGACCAAGGACATCACCGGCGGTCTGCCGCGGGTGGCCGAGCTCTTCGAGGCGCGCAAGCCGAAGGAGCAGGCGGTCATTACCGAGATCGACGGCGCGGTCGAGTTCGCCGGCTTCGTCAAGGGCATGCGCAAGATCATCATCCGCGCCGACGACGGGGAGACCAAGGAGTACCTGATCCCGCGCGGCAAGCACATCTCCGTCCACGAGGGCGACCGGGTCAAGGCGGGCGAGACGCTGATGGACGGCTCCCCGAACCCGCACGACTACCTGGCGGTCCTGGGCGACCGGGAGCTGCAGCGTTACCTCGTCAACGAGGTGCAGGAGGTCTACCGGCTGCAGGGCGTGACCATCAACGACAAGCACATCGAGATCATCGTGCGGCAGATGCTGCGCCGGGTTCGCATCGAGGAGGTCGGCGGCACCGACTTCGTGGTGGGGGAGCTGGTGGACAAGTTCGTCTTCCAGGACGAGAACGACAAGGCCAACGCGGCCGGCAAGCCGCCGGCCACGGCCAAGCCCGTGCTCCTCGGGATCACCAAGGCGTCGCTCTCGACCGACAGCTTCATCTCGGCTGCGTCGTTCCAGGAGACCACCCGGGTGCTGACGGAAGCCGCCATCAGCGGCAAGCAGGACGACCTGCGCGGCCTCAAGGAGAACGTCATCGTCGGCCGGCTGATCCCGGCCGGCACAGGGCTCGGGCACTACACACGGGCCGAGGTGCTCAGCCAGGGCGGCGAGGAGGCTGCGGTGGCCGTCCAGGAGGCCCCTGCCGAGGCGGCAGCCGAGTCCGCCGAGGGCGACGGCGGCGAGGAGATTGCCAAGGCAGGCTAG
- the rpoB gene encoding DNA-directed RNA polymerase subunit beta, protein MAGTIQCGRRIRKDFGKIPSIVEIPNLIEIQRRSYEQFLQKDVAPDRREETGLQAVFKSVFPIADYNDNALLEFDSFHFGDPKYTVEECHDRGMTFAIPLKVTLRLVVYDHDKEAKTRTIREQRGQEVYLGELPLMTDKGTFIINGTERVVVSQLQRSAGVFFDDDKGKTVASGKLLYSARVIPYRGSWVEFEFDANDILFVRVDRRRKMLATAFLRAFTFLEKGVVLSDAEILGQFYELEAVLSFEDRTAWVKLHPEAHNGVKVSDDVKPPRHREAMVASGKALNPKLIEKLLEAGVTKIPVKADSLVGRRTGDRVVDADTGEVLVETNQEITQTLLAQLMSRKISALKLLTMVPGKADASIYETLARDHFKNPDEALVEIYRRLRPGDPPTVESARALFRGMFMDPRRYDLARVGRFMINKKLGINANLNAKTLRGEDVVYVIRHLLQVRLGTKSTDDIDHLGNRRVRSVGELLENQFRVGLTRMERAVKERMSISDITNLMPHDLINAKPVSAVVKEFFGSSQLSQFMDQTNPLAELTHKRRLSALGPRGLSRERAGFEVRDVHPTHYGRICPIETPEGPNIGLISSLSTYARINEFGFIETPYRKVQGGAVSDEIVFLSALEEEQFVIAQANAELDARSRFVRERVSARKSGEYKMVSPEELNYMDVSPKQLVSVAAAMVPFLENDDANRALMGSNMQRQAVPLLQPEAPYVGTGMEHIVARDSGAVVLARRPGVVEYVSANRVVVRAETRSKKADPVQDLPLDIYNLTKYRRSNQNTCINQRPIVKKGDRVHAGDVIADGPGTDQGELALGRNVLVAFMPWGGYNFEDAILVSERLVKDDRYTSIHIEEFEVQARDTKLGKEEVTRDIPNVSEEALKDLDDSGIVRIGAKVKAGDILVGKITPKGETQLTPEEKLLRAIFGEKAGDVRDTSLTVPPGIEGTVVDVKVFSRRGVDKDERAKSIEEEEVAGLEKDYQDEISMVELERDQKLKNILVGKTLTQDLADPIKKDRIAKKGDKIDRPELENFSWHELKKIKIKEDDGLTNTIKRIEELADDQIAFFDRMLEERVGRLRRGDDLPPGVIKMVKVYVAVKRKLSVGDKMAGRHGNKGVVSRLLPEEDMPYLPDGTPVEIVLNPLGVPSRMNVGQILETHLGWAAKALGMWVASPVFDGATESEIRGHLTQAGLPASGKTRLCDGRTGKPFHQEVTVGQIYILKLAHLVDDKMHARSIGPYSLVTQQPLGGKAQFGGQRFGEMEVWALEAYGAAHTLQEMLTVKSDDVEGRNRIYEAIVKGENFLEPGTPESFNVLVKELQSLALDVELVPKDGKKPA, encoded by the coding sequence ATGGCAGGCACGATCCAGTGCGGGCGCCGGATCCGCAAGGACTTCGGCAAGATTCCGTCCATCGTTGAGATCCCGAATCTCATCGAGATCCAAAGGCGGTCGTACGAGCAGTTTCTGCAGAAGGACGTGGCGCCCGATCGCCGCGAGGAGACGGGGTTGCAGGCGGTGTTCAAGTCCGTGTTCCCCATCGCGGACTACAACGACAACGCCCTGCTCGAGTTCGACAGCTTTCACTTCGGCGATCCGAAGTACACGGTCGAGGAGTGCCACGACCGCGGGATGACATTCGCCATCCCGCTCAAGGTGACGTTGCGGCTCGTGGTTTACGACCACGACAAGGAGGCAAAGACCCGCACCATCCGCGAGCAGCGCGGCCAGGAGGTCTACCTGGGCGAGCTGCCGCTGATGACCGACAAGGGCACCTTCATCATCAACGGCACCGAGCGCGTCGTGGTGTCGCAGCTGCAGCGCTCGGCCGGCGTCTTCTTCGACGACGACAAGGGCAAGACCGTCGCCTCGGGCAAGCTGCTCTATTCAGCGCGCGTCATCCCCTATCGCGGGTCGTGGGTCGAGTTCGAGTTCGACGCCAACGACATCCTCTTCGTCCGCGTGGACCGCCGCCGCAAGATGCTGGCGACGGCTTTCCTGCGCGCGTTCACGTTCCTCGAGAAGGGCGTTGTCCTTTCGGACGCCGAGATCCTCGGGCAGTTCTACGAGCTCGAGGCGGTCCTGAGCTTCGAGGACCGCACCGCCTGGGTCAAGCTGCACCCCGAGGCCCACAACGGTGTCAAGGTCTCCGATGACGTCAAGCCGCCGCGGCATCGCGAAGCGATGGTCGCCAGCGGCAAGGCGCTCAACCCCAAGCTGATCGAGAAGCTCCTGGAGGCGGGAGTCACGAAGATCCCGGTCAAGGCCGACTCGCTGGTGGGCCGCCGCACGGGCGACCGCGTCGTCGATGCCGACACCGGCGAGGTGCTGGTCGAGACTAACCAGGAGATCACGCAGACGCTCCTGGCGCAGCTCATGTCGCGCAAGATCTCGGCGCTCAAGCTGCTGACGATGGTGCCAGGGAAGGCGGATGCGTCGATCTACGAGACGTTGGCCCGCGACCACTTCAAGAATCCGGACGAGGCGCTCGTCGAGATCTACCGGCGCCTCCGCCCGGGTGACCCGCCCACGGTGGAGTCGGCTCGTGCGCTGTTCCGCGGGATGTTCATGGATCCGCGCCGCTATGACCTGGCGCGGGTGGGCCGCTTCATGATCAACAAGAAGCTCGGCATCAACGCCAATCTCAACGCCAAGACCCTGCGAGGCGAGGACGTCGTGTACGTCATCCGCCACCTCCTCCAGGTGCGGCTCGGCACCAAGTCCACGGACGACATCGACCACCTCGGCAACCGCCGCGTCCGGTCGGTGGGCGAGCTGCTGGAGAACCAATTCCGGGTCGGGCTCACCCGCATGGAGCGGGCCGTCAAGGAGCGGATGTCGATCTCCGACATCACAAACCTGATGCCCCACGACCTGATCAACGCCAAGCCCGTCTCGGCGGTGGTCAAGGAGTTCTTCGGCTCCTCGCAGCTCAGCCAGTTCATGGACCAGACGAATCCGCTGGCCGAGCTGACCCACAAGCGCCGCCTCTCGGCCCTCGGGCCGCGTGGTCTCTCGCGCGAGCGCGCCGGCTTCGAGGTGCGCGACGTCCACCCGACGCACTACGGGCGCATCTGCCCCATCGAGACGCCTGAAGGCCCGAACATCGGCCTCATCTCGTCGCTGTCGACGTATGCCAGGATCAACGAGTTCGGCTTCATCGAGACGCCGTACCGGAAGGTGCAGGGAGGCGCGGTGTCGGACGAGATCGTGTTCCTGTCCGCGCTCGAGGAGGAGCAGTTCGTCATCGCGCAGGCCAACGCCGAGCTGGACGCCCGCAGCCGCTTCGTGCGCGAGCGCGTGTCGGCCAGGAAGAGCGGCGAGTACAAGATGGTCTCCCCCGAGGAGCTGAACTACATGGACGTGTCGCCGAAGCAGCTCGTGTCGGTGGCGGCCGCCATGGTGCCGTTTCTCGAGAACGACGACGCCAACCGCGCCCTCATGGGCTCGAACATGCAGCGCCAGGCGGTGCCCTTGCTGCAGCCGGAGGCGCCGTATGTCGGCACGGGCATGGAGCACATCGTCGCGCGTGACTCTGGCGCGGTCGTGCTGGCCCGGCGGCCCGGCGTGGTCGAGTACGTCTCGGCCAATCGCGTCGTGGTGCGCGCCGAGACGCGCTCCAAGAAGGCCGACCCCGTCCAGGACCTGCCGCTGGACATCTACAACCTGACGAAGTACCGCCGCTCGAACCAGAACACCTGCATCAACCAGCGGCCGATCGTGAAGAAGGGCGACCGGGTCCATGCCGGCGATGTCATTGCCGACGGGCCCGGCACCGACCAGGGCGAGCTGGCCCTCGGGCGCAACGTGCTCGTCGCCTTCATGCCGTGGGGCGGCTACAACTTCGAGGACGCGATCCTGGTCTCGGAGAGGCTTGTCAAGGACGACCGCTACACCTCCATCCACATCGAGGAGTTCGAAGTCCAGGCGCGCGACACCAAGCTGGGCAAGGAAGAGGTGACGCGCGACATCCCGAACGTCTCCGAGGAGGCGCTGAAGGACCTCGACGACTCGGGCATCGTGCGTATCGGCGCCAAGGTCAAGGCCGGCGACATCCTCGTCGGCAAGATCACGCCGAAAGGCGAGACACAGCTGACGCCCGAGGAGAAGCTGTTGCGAGCGATCTTCGGCGAAAAGGCGGGCGACGTGCGTGACACGTCGCTCACGGTGCCCCCGGGCATCGAGGGCACGGTGGTGGACGTCAAGGTCTTCTCGCGTCGCGGCGTTGACAAGGACGAGCGCGCCAAGTCCATCGAAGAAGAGGAGGTCGCGGGCCTGGAGAAGGACTACCAGGACGAGATCTCTATGGTCGAGCTGGAGCGCGACCAGAAGCTCAAGAACATCCTGGTGGGCAAGACGCTGACGCAGGACCTCGCCGACCCCATCAAGAAGGACCGGATCGCCAAGAAGGGCGACAAGATCGACCGGCCCGAGCTGGAGAACTTCTCCTGGCACGAGCTGAAGAAGATCAAGATCAAGGAAGACGACGGGCTGACCAACACCATCAAGCGCATCGAGGAGCTGGCGGACGACCAGATAGCCTTCTTCGACCGTATGCTGGAGGAGCGCGTCGGCCGGTTGCGCCGCGGCGACGACCTGCCGCCCGGCGTCATCAAGATGGTCAAGGTCTATGTGGCCGTGAAGCGCAAGCTCTCGGTCGGCGACAAGATGGCCGGCCGCCACGGCAACAAGGGCGTCGTCTCCCGGTTGCTGCCCGAGGAGGACATGCCGTACCTGCCCGACGGTACGCCGGTCGAGATCGTGCTGAACCCGCTCGGCGTGCCCTCGCGCATGAACGTGGGGCAAATCCTCGAGACCCACCTCGGGTGGGCGGCCAAGGCCCTCGGGATGTGGGTCGCGAGCCCGGTGTTTGACGGCGCCACGGAAAGCGAGATCCGCGGTCATCTGACGCAGGCGGGTCTTCCCGCTTCCGGCAAGACGCGCCTTTGCGACGGGCGCACCGGCAAGCCCTTCCACCAGGAGGTGACGGTCGGCCAGATCTACATCCTCAAGCTGGCCCACTTGGTGGACGACAAGATGCACGCGCGGTCCATCGGGCCTTACTCCCTCGTCACCCAGCAGCCGCTGGGGGGCAAGGCGCAGTTCGGCGGCCAGCGTTTCGGCGAGATGGAGGTGTGGGCGCTCGAGGCGTACGGCGCGGCCCACACGCTACAGGAGATGCTCACGGTCAAGTCGGACGACGTCGAGGGCCGCAACCGGATCTACGAAGCCATCGTAAAGGGAGAGAACTTCCTGGAGCCCGGCACGCCAGAGTCCTTCAACGTGCTCGTGAAGGAGCTGCAAAGCCTGGCCCTGGACGTGGAGCTCGTGCCCAAGGACGGCAAGAAGCCGGCCTAG